One stretch of Micromonospora cremea DNA includes these proteins:
- a CDS encoding GNAT family N-acetyltransferase codes for MQFTVTDAPTRERFEARDEAGVVAGVVTYQLTGTIIVYTHTEVDPEFEGKGVGSTLARAVMDDARARGRTVVPLCPFLSKWLVKHPEYEDIVARSTRKVK; via the coding sequence GTGCAGTTCACCGTGACAGACGCGCCGACGCGGGAGCGATTCGAGGCGCGCGACGAGGCGGGCGTGGTCGCCGGAGTGGTCACCTACCAGCTGACCGGCACCATCATCGTCTACACCCACACCGAGGTCGATCCGGAGTTCGAGGGCAAGGGCGTCGGGTCGACCCTGGCTCGCGCGGTGATGGACGACGCGCGGGCCAGGGGCCGGACCGTCGTCCCGCTCTGCCCGTTCCTCAGCAAGTGGCTGGTCAAGCACCCCGAGTACGAGGACATCGTCGCCCGATCGACCCGCAAGGTGAAATAA
- a CDS encoding fatty acid desaturase family protein gives MDRQRGSDYADLSRQVREAGLLERRRGYYVVRIGLVVGAFAGLWALFGRLGESWWQLGVAVALAVVIAQAGFIGHDAGHRQIGRSRRANDLIGIVHGNLLTGISYGWWVDKHNRHHAHPNTEGKDPDISVAPLSFTPDQVRRRRGLGALFVRHQAYLFFPLLLLEGLHLHAISLRAVLGPRRLARRPAEAGLLALHLGGYLAAVFLVLSPAQAVAFILVNQGVLGLYLGCSFAPNHKGMPILGAEDNLDYLRRQVVTSRNVRGGRVLDTVFGGLNYQIEHHLFPNMPCPNLRRARPLIQRFCAKHGIDYHETSLGRSWAEGLRHLREVGSPDPRTDVAVR, from the coding sequence ATGGACCGCCAGCGGGGCAGCGACTACGCCGACCTGTCCCGGCAGGTCCGCGAAGCGGGTCTGCTCGAGCGGCGGCGCGGCTACTACGTGGTGCGTATCGGTCTCGTCGTCGGTGCCTTCGCAGGGCTGTGGGCGCTGTTCGGGCGACTCGGTGAGTCGTGGTGGCAGCTCGGCGTGGCGGTGGCCCTCGCGGTGGTGATCGCGCAGGCCGGGTTCATCGGTCACGATGCCGGGCACCGGCAGATAGGTCGCTCGCGCCGGGCGAACGACCTGATCGGCATCGTGCACGGCAACCTCCTGACCGGGATCAGCTACGGCTGGTGGGTGGACAAACACAACCGGCACCACGCCCACCCGAACACCGAAGGCAAGGACCCCGACATCAGCGTGGCGCCCCTGTCATTCACCCCCGACCAGGTCCGGCGGCGGCGCGGCCTCGGCGCACTGTTCGTCCGTCACCAGGCGTACCTCTTCTTTCCACTCCTTCTGCTGGAGGGCCTGCACCTGCACGCCATCAGCCTGCGGGCTGTCCTCGGCCCGCGCCGCCTGGCGCGTCGGCCCGCCGAGGCGGGGCTGCTGGCCCTGCATCTGGGCGGGTACCTCGCCGCGGTGTTCCTGGTCCTGAGCCCCGCGCAGGCGGTCGCGTTCATCCTCGTCAATCAGGGCGTGCTGGGCCTCTACCTCGGCTGTTCCTTCGCGCCCAACCACAAGGGCATGCCGATCCTCGGCGCTGAGGACAACCTCGACTACCTGCGGCGGCAGGTGGTCACCTCCCGCAACGTCCGGGGCGGGAGGGTCCTCGACACCGTGTTCGGCGGCCTGAACTACCAGATTGAACATCACCTGTTCCCGAACATGCCGTGCCCCAATTTGCGTCGTGCCCGGCCATTGATCCAGCGGTTCTGCGCCAAGCACGGCATCGACTACCACGAAACCAGTCTGGGCCGCTCCTGGGCGGAGGGGCTGCGCCACCTGCGGGAGGTGGGAAGCCCAGACCCTCGAACCGACGTCGCGGTGCGCTGA
- a CDS encoding MarR family transcriptional regulator yields the protein MTDYGWELSTAVVLFHEAIARRLGLNAAEHKALGLIMRAGPLPTGALAPQLGVGVSAVTGIVDRLEQAGYVRREPDPSDRRRVLVTADPSRAPDLTGIFADLSREMNAFMSRYDERQMATVVDYIENTVRVLRSQTARLTEQGRSAAGPPA from the coding sequence ATGACAGATTACGGCTGGGAGTTGAGCACGGCGGTCGTGCTGTTTCACGAGGCGATCGCGCGACGGCTCGGCCTGAACGCCGCCGAGCACAAGGCCCTAGGGCTGATCATGCGCGCCGGCCCGCTGCCGACCGGTGCCCTGGCACCTCAACTCGGGGTCGGCGTCAGCGCCGTCACCGGGATCGTCGATCGGCTCGAACAGGCCGGCTACGTTCGCCGCGAGCCCGACCCGAGCGACCGGCGGCGGGTGCTGGTGACCGCGGATCCATCTCGGGCCCCCGACCTCACCGGCATCTTCGCCGATCTGAGCCGGGAGATGAATGCCTTCATGAGCCGGTACGACGAACGACAAATGGCCACGGTGGTCGATTACATCGAAAACACGGTGCGGGTGCTCCGATCCCAGACCGCACGGCTCACCGAACAGGGGCGGTCGGCGGCGGGACCGCCGGCCTGA
- a CDS encoding Stf0 family sulfotransferase, producing the protein MTAGDRVDSYFICATPRTGSSLLLGLLESTGVAGHPQAYFRAPDEPLWAERWMLPRTPAGGFDHAAYVRAARDAGRTDNGVFGAKLMWGALDELVDKLGRVHPDLAGQDVALLERAFGRTRFVYLRRDDVLAQAVSWLRAEQTQVWYVGGDGEISGGGDRNGQEPDFDTDGIDGLIQTIEEHNAGWHAWFSAAGVRPHVVRYEDLDEDMVAATRGILDFLGLDLPDGRAVVPRHQRQADDLNREWIQRYRAGSPIATGQPGIAQPVQRLPRSDRQ; encoded by the coding sequence ATGACCGCCGGAGATCGAGTGGACTCCTATTTCATCTGCGCCACCCCGCGCACCGGCAGTTCGCTGCTCCTGGGGTTACTGGAGTCCACGGGCGTCGCCGGCCACCCGCAGGCGTACTTCCGCGCTCCGGACGAGCCGTTGTGGGCTGAGCGATGGATGCTTCCCCGCACCCCTGCCGGTGGGTTCGATCACGCGGCCTACGTACGTGCGGCACGTGACGCCGGTCGCACCGACAACGGGGTGTTCGGCGCGAAGCTGATGTGGGGCGCGCTCGACGAGCTGGTCGACAAGCTCGGCAGGGTCCACCCCGACCTCGCCGGCCAGGATGTCGCGTTGCTGGAGCGGGCATTCGGTCGTACCCGGTTCGTGTATCTGCGGCGTGACGACGTACTGGCACAGGCGGTGTCCTGGCTGCGGGCCGAGCAGACCCAGGTCTGGTACGTCGGTGGTGACGGCGAGATCAGCGGCGGCGGCGACCGCAACGGGCAGGAGCCGGACTTCGATACGGACGGGATCGACGGCCTCATTCAGACGATCGAAGAGCACAACGCCGGATGGCATGCGTGGTTCTCCGCGGCCGGTGTGCGTCCCCACGTCGTCCGCTACGAGGATCTCGATGAGGACATGGTCGCCGCCACGCGTGGAATCCTGGATTTCCTCGGCCTAGACCTGCCGGACGGTCGCGCTGTCGTGCCCCGACACCAGCGTCAGGCCGACGACCTCAACCGTGAGTGGATCCAGCGATACCGGGCCGGGTCGCCGATCGCGACGGGCCAACCCGGTATTGCTCAACCCGTCCAGCGCTTGCCCCGCAGTGACCGTCAGTGA
- a CDS encoding SRPBCC family protein, which yields MGKTTMGVRSVTDSLGIERAGRDRGSEGLARFLGWLSLGLGVTVLARREQVSRLTGVDDSPTARQVLAAAGVRELGHAAALLIPRRARWGAWTRVAGDVLDLAAAGQAMKGRCGEQRQRLTYTTWALAGITAVDLYTAVRATRGRRGRDAKRVYGSVTINRSAADAYRFWHDFENLPRFMSHLQSVQTTGDRRSRWTAKAPAGRKVSWDAEIVDDRPGQLISWRSVDGARVPNSGSVRFVPATGGRGTEVRVELGYRVPGGMFGARVAKLFGENPQQQVCDDLRRFKQVIETGEVTRSDGSPDGSNIQQQLKQRPAQPLATRGSGR from the coding sequence ATGGGAAAAACCACCATGGGTGTCCGGTCGGTGACCGACAGCCTGGGAATCGAGCGGGCCGGGCGGGACCGCGGATCGGAGGGGCTGGCCCGGTTCCTGGGCTGGCTCAGCCTCGGTCTGGGTGTGACCGTCCTCGCGCGCCGGGAGCAGGTGAGCCGGTTGACCGGGGTCGACGACTCGCCCACCGCGCGGCAGGTGTTGGCGGCGGCGGGGGTCCGCGAGCTGGGCCACGCCGCCGCGCTGCTGATTCCCCGGCGCGCGAGGTGGGGGGCGTGGACGCGGGTCGCCGGCGACGTGCTGGACCTCGCCGCCGCCGGGCAGGCGATGAAGGGTCGGTGTGGCGAGCAGCGCCAGCGCCTGACGTACACGACCTGGGCGTTGGCCGGGATCACCGCGGTCGATCTGTACACCGCGGTGCGGGCCACCCGTGGGCGGCGGGGGCGGGACGCCAAGCGGGTGTACGGGTCGGTGACCATCAACCGCAGTGCCGCGGACGCCTACCGGTTCTGGCACGACTTCGAGAACCTGCCGCGCTTCATGTCCCACCTCCAGTCGGTGCAGACCACGGGTGACCGGCGGTCGCGCTGGACGGCGAAGGCGCCGGCCGGTCGGAAGGTCAGCTGGGACGCGGAGATCGTCGACGACCGCCCGGGCCAGCTGATCAGCTGGCGCTCTGTGGACGGTGCGCGGGTGCCCAACTCCGGCTCGGTGCGCTTCGTCCCGGCGACCGGGGGGCGCGGCACCGAGGTGCGGGTCGAGCTTGGCTACCGGGTGCCCGGGGGCATGTTCGGCGCGCGGGTCGCCAAGCTGTTCGGTGAGAACCCGCAGCAGCAGGTCTGCGACGACCTGCGCAGGTTCAAGCAGGTGATCGAGACCGGCGAGGTCACCCGCTCCGATGGCAGTCCGGACGGCAGCAACATCCAGCAGCAGCTGAAGCAGCGCCCGGCGCAGCCGCTGGCGACGCGCGGGTCCGGCAGGTAG
- a CDS encoding RNA polymerase sigma factor SigF, which yields MITTTDRPATTTTSIDHDASTDSPATTLLLAMAALPADHPSRAALRDQAIEAWLPLANHLARRYSGRGEPTGDLTQTAALGLIKAVDKFDPSRGVDFAGYAIPTIVGELKRHFRDRTWDIRVPRRLQEMRLAISDANSTLLQTLGRSPTVADIAAHLGLTEEQVLEGLEGARAYNAVSLSTPVGDGERGTELGEMLGDEDAEFALAELRVALGPALATLDEREQKILTLRFYGNQTQSEIADQVGVSQMHVSRLLARALAKLRTQLVDTF from the coding sequence ATGATCACCACCACCGACCGGCCCGCGACGACGACCACTTCCATTGACCACGACGCCTCGACCGACTCACCCGCCACCACGCTGCTTCTCGCGATGGCGGCGCTGCCCGCCGACCACCCGTCGCGCGCCGCGCTACGGGACCAGGCGATCGAGGCGTGGCTTCCGCTGGCCAATCATCTCGCCCGGCGCTACAGCGGGCGCGGCGAGCCGACCGGGGACCTGACACAGACCGCCGCACTGGGTCTGATCAAGGCGGTCGACAAGTTCGACCCCTCCCGTGGCGTCGACTTCGCCGGTTACGCGATCCCCACGATCGTCGGGGAACTGAAGCGCCACTTCCGGGACCGCACGTGGGACATCCGGGTGCCCCGCCGGCTCCAGGAGATGCGGCTGGCGATCTCGGACGCCAACAGCACGCTGCTGCAGACGTTGGGTCGTTCGCCGACCGTCGCCGACATCGCCGCTCACCTCGGGCTCACCGAGGAACAGGTGCTGGAAGGGCTGGAGGGTGCGCGGGCGTACAACGCGGTGTCGCTGTCCACCCCGGTCGGCGACGGCGAGCGCGGCACCGAACTGGGCGAGATGCTGGGCGACGAGGACGCCGAGTTCGCCCTGGCCGAGCTGCGTGTGGCTCTCGGCCCGGCGCTCGCCACGCTCGACGAGCGGGAGCAGAAGATCCTCACCCTGCGCTTCTACGGCAACCAGACGCAGAGCGAGATCGCCGACCAGGTTGGCGTCTCCCAGATGCACGTATCCCGGCTGCTGGCCCGCGCGCTCGCCAAGCTGCGTACGCAGCTGGTCGACACCTTCTGA
- a CDS encoding AMP-dependent synthetase/ligase: MSVAPVVTGAASPGLADMVWDNARQDPEGVQFLRPAPVSRAWPAGPSAHGAVPVTCAQFHADVLTLARGFIDAGIGHGDRVGLMSRTRYEWTLVDYALWSIGAVTVPIYDTSSPEQMEWILADSGAVGCVVEADKHAAMLAGLRDGLPAVRQVWRINAGDLIALAGQGRAIDDAQVDVRRTAVTGSDMATIVYTSGTTGRPKGCVLTHRNIYCDISNATAVLPELLHPGASTVLFLPLAHAFARLIQVGMVLTRATLVHSADMTGVLKQLQQHRPTFILAVPRVFEKMHTQTRQKAADAHQEWLFSIADAVAVRYSRAMDTPQGPGGLLRLTRRVFDVIVYRKLRAALGGRCHTAIVGGAPLGERLGHFFRGAGLTALEGYGLTETSPALTLNLPTALRIGTVGRPIPGVQIRIADDAEVIARGEMVFGGYWNNPDATQATFTSDGWLRTGDQGSLDDDGFLRITGRTKEIIVTAAGTNLAPAPVEERIRAHPLISQCVLIGDHRPYVTALITIDQQEWKRWTASHGHPHASIADLRESPDLRKEVQGAVDEGNETVSRAERVKIFRILSRDLTEADGELTPTLKIKREVVESHFAADVDALYRGH; the protein is encoded by the coding sequence ATGTCGGTTGCGCCGGTGGTCACGGGGGCCGCCTCACCGGGCCTGGCGGACATGGTGTGGGACAACGCGCGTCAAGATCCCGAAGGGGTGCAGTTCCTGCGTCCGGCGCCGGTCTCTCGGGCCTGGCCGGCGGGGCCATCGGCACACGGGGCCGTGCCCGTGACGTGCGCGCAGTTCCACGCTGACGTGCTTACTCTCGCCCGCGGCTTCATCGACGCCGGAATCGGGCACGGCGACCGGGTGGGGTTGATGAGTCGCACCCGCTACGAATGGACGCTCGTCGACTATGCGCTGTGGTCGATCGGGGCCGTCACCGTCCCGATCTACGACACATCCAGCCCGGAGCAGATGGAATGGATCCTCGCGGACTCCGGTGCGGTGGGATGTGTGGTCGAGGCCGACAAGCACGCCGCCATGCTCGCCGGCCTGCGCGATGGCCTGCCCGCGGTGCGTCAGGTATGGCGGATCAACGCCGGGGACCTGATCGCGCTGGCCGGTCAGGGTCGGGCCATCGACGACGCCCAGGTGGACGTCCGCCGCACGGCGGTCACAGGCAGCGACATGGCGACGATCGTCTACACCAGCGGCACGACCGGCCGGCCGAAGGGCTGCGTGCTGACGCACCGCAACATCTACTGCGACATCAGCAATGCCACCGCGGTACTGCCGGAGCTGTTGCATCCGGGAGCGTCGACGGTGCTGTTCCTGCCGTTGGCGCACGCGTTCGCCCGCCTGATCCAGGTCGGCATGGTGCTGACCCGCGCCACCCTGGTGCACAGCGCCGACATGACCGGAGTACTGAAGCAACTACAGCAGCACCGTCCCACCTTCATCCTCGCCGTGCCGAGGGTGTTCGAGAAGATGCACACCCAGACACGGCAGAAGGCCGCCGACGCACACCAGGAATGGCTGTTCAGCATCGCGGACGCCGTCGCGGTGCGCTACAGCCGCGCCATGGACACGCCACAGGGCCCAGGAGGACTGCTGCGGCTGACGCGCAGGGTGTTCGACGTGATCGTCTATCGGAAACTGCGGGCCGCGCTGGGCGGACGCTGTCACACCGCGATCGTCGGTGGCGCCCCGCTCGGGGAGCGCCTCGGTCATTTCTTCCGCGGCGCCGGCCTGACCGCGCTGGAAGGGTACGGGCTGACCGAGACATCACCGGCGTTGACGCTGAACCTGCCGACCGCACTTCGGATCGGCACGGTCGGTCGCCCGATCCCCGGCGTGCAGATCCGCATCGCCGACGACGCGGAGGTCATCGCGCGCGGCGAGATGGTGTTCGGCGGCTACTGGAACAACCCGGACGCCACCCAGGCCACCTTCACGTCGGACGGGTGGCTGCGAACCGGGGACCAGGGCAGCCTCGACGACGACGGCTTCCTGCGCATCACCGGCCGTACGAAAGAGATCATCGTTACGGCGGCGGGAACGAACCTCGCCCCCGCCCCGGTCGAGGAACGCATCCGCGCCCACCCCCTGATCAGTCAGTGCGTCCTGATCGGTGATCACCGGCCGTACGTCACCGCGCTGATCACCATCGACCAGCAGGAGTGGAAGCGGTGGACGGCCAGCCACGGCCATCCCCACGCGTCGATAGCCGACCTACGAGAGAGCCCCGACCTGCGCAAGGAGGTCCAGGGAGCCGTCGACGAGGGCAACGAGACGGTGTCCCGGGCCGAGAGGGTCAAGATCTTCCGCATCCTGTCCCGAGACCTCACCGAAGCCGACGGAGAACTCACCCCCACCCTCAAGATCAAGCGCGAGGTGGTGGAGTCACACTTCGCCGCCGACGTCGACGCCCTCTATCGCGGGCACTGA
- a CDS encoding diacylglycerol/lipid kinase family protein has protein sequence MRSFAVILGPTARRGLSRLMPVAHLLRAAGARIRVEYTQTAEQARQCATAAVHGGEVVVAAGGDGTIRLLAGVVADTDGLLGVVPAGRGNDFARQLGLPHSPDAVADLLLHGRPRHLDVLSVAGRTIVGSVYVGVDAAANELANRSRLPAPLVYPTAGLRALLRWPRTRYTITVDGRTEQTYAYTVVVANCGYYGGGLHVAPAAQPDDGTMDVVVIGHAPKLLFPIALRQMRTGRHVERRHVFSYRGTSVTVCADRPMTVYGDGDPVGRTAELHVEVRPRALRVIAG, from the coding sequence GTGCGGTCCTTCGCAGTGATCCTCGGGCCCACCGCGCGCCGAGGGTTGTCCCGCCTGATGCCGGTGGCCCATCTGCTCCGCGCCGCCGGCGCCCGGATCCGGGTCGAATACACCCAGACAGCCGAGCAGGCCCGCCAGTGCGCCACGGCGGCGGTGCACGGCGGTGAGGTGGTCGTCGCCGCCGGGGGCGACGGCACCATCCGGCTGCTCGCCGGCGTGGTCGCCGACACCGACGGGCTGCTAGGCGTCGTCCCCGCCGGTCGTGGCAACGACTTCGCCCGCCAGCTCGGGTTGCCGCACTCCCCGGACGCGGTCGCGGACCTGCTGCTGCACGGACGGCCGCGGCACCTCGACGTCCTGAGCGTCGCGGGGCGGACCATCGTCGGCAGCGTCTACGTCGGCGTCGACGCGGCGGCCAACGAGCTGGCGAACCGGTCGCGTCTGCCCGCGCCGCTGGTGTATCCCACCGCCGGTCTGCGGGCGCTGCTGCGCTGGCCGCGCACCCGGTACACGATCACGGTGGACGGCCGGACGGAGCAGACGTACGCCTACACGGTGGTGGTCGCCAACTGCGGGTACTACGGCGGTGGCCTGCACGTCGCCCCGGCGGCGCAGCCCGACGACGGGACGATGGACGTCGTGGTGATCGGACACGCGCCCAAGCTGCTGTTCCCGATCGCGCTGCGACAGATGCGCACCGGCCGGCACGTGGAGCGCCGGCACGTCTTCTCCTACCGCGGCACGTCGGTCACCGTGTGCGCCGACCGTCCGATGACCGTGTACGGCGACGGTGATCCCGTCGGCCGGACCGCCGAGCTGCACGTCGAGGTCCGCCCGCGGGCGCTGCGCGTCATCGCCGGCTAG
- a CDS encoding helix-turn-helix domain-containing protein — protein MPDRSAGQRRSAIEVSLSVDHGGSDGQDMGEMPATAQAAFARFVRHAVEAARDERGWPVAEVAARSGVSRSTVFRWLSGDWQHHPELPKVRTFCAVLDVPLGVALRALTPPPADAPQPSPPRTDPSVEAHIAAIRDRLADPRTSAADRQHIRATLQMLALAESRAG, from the coding sequence ATGCCGGACCGCAGCGCCGGACAGCGACGGTCGGCGATCGAGGTTAGCCTGAGCGTCGACCACGGGGGAAGCGACGGCCAGGACATGGGTGAGATGCCGGCAACCGCGCAGGCAGCGTTCGCGCGGTTCGTCCGCCACGCGGTCGAGGCCGCCCGCGACGAGCGCGGTTGGCCGGTCGCAGAGGTGGCGGCTCGCAGCGGCGTCAGCCGCTCCACCGTCTTTCGATGGTTGTCGGGTGACTGGCAGCACCACCCGGAACTCCCCAAGGTGCGCACCTTCTGCGCGGTCCTGGACGTGCCGCTCGGTGTGGCGCTGCGCGCCCTCACCCCGCCGCCAGCGGACGCGCCACAGCCCTCCCCGCCCCGGACAGATCCGAGCGTGGAGGCGCACATCGCGGCCATCCGCGACCGACTCGCCGACCCCCGCACCTCCGCCGCCGACAGGCAGCACATCCGCGCCACCCTGCAGATGCTCGCCCTCGCTGAGTCCCGCGCCGGCTGA
- a CDS encoding phage holin family protein yields MAERSSGSPGGASADTPVAELVQRATEQITRLVRDELTMVRAEMTAKGKRAGSGAGMLGGGAMLGFYAGGMLVATVVLTLAAIIPDALAALIVTVILAIAAAIVAKRGKQQVTQAMPAMPTATRDSVRADAETIRNAASRRQP; encoded by the coding sequence ATGGCGGAGCGTTCCAGCGGCAGCCCTGGCGGCGCATCTGCCGACACGCCAGTCGCTGAGCTCGTGCAGCGCGCCACGGAACAGATCACCCGGCTGGTCCGCGACGAGTTGACGATGGTGCGGGCGGAGATGACCGCGAAGGGCAAACGAGCCGGCTCTGGCGCCGGGATGCTCGGCGGCGGCGCGATGCTCGGTTTCTACGCCGGCGGCATGCTCGTCGCCACCGTCGTGCTGACCCTGGCCGCGATCATTCCGGATGCGCTGGCCGCCTTGATCGTCACCGTCATCCTCGCCATCGCCGCCGCCATAGTGGCCAAACGCGGCAAGCAGCAGGTGACCCAGGCCATGCCCGCCATGCCAACGGCGACTCGGGACAGCGTACGCGCGGACGCCGAGACGATTCGAAACGCAGCCAGCCGGAGGCAGCCATGA
- a CDS encoding TetR/AcrR family transcriptional regulator → MVEASQSERSVDDTVLDAARDCVLAYGVRRTTMTDVARRASVSRMTVYRRWPDVQSLIGDLMSREWHQVLMAAADAEAGGSARSRLVSRVVAVAGQLRDHPLLCKIRDVDPEVLLPYLLDRRGNGQDEMLQFLAAALADGHEDRSIRPGTPDVMARAVFLTTQSFVLSVRTVADDVPLAEFDRELALLVDGYLRPA, encoded by the coding sequence GTGGTGGAGGCGAGCCAGTCCGAGCGCAGCGTCGACGACACGGTTCTCGACGCTGCCCGTGACTGCGTGCTGGCGTACGGCGTCCGTCGCACGACGATGACGGACGTGGCGCGACGCGCCAGCGTCTCCCGGATGACCGTCTACCGGCGCTGGCCGGACGTGCAGTCCCTGATCGGGGACCTGATGAGCCGCGAGTGGCATCAGGTGCTGATGGCCGCGGCGGACGCCGAGGCCGGCGGCTCTGCCCGGTCACGTCTGGTGTCGCGGGTGGTCGCGGTGGCGGGGCAGCTGCGGGACCACCCGCTGCTGTGCAAGATCCGTGACGTCGATCCGGAGGTGCTGCTCCCGTACCTGCTGGACCGGCGGGGCAACGGGCAGGACGAGATGCTCCAGTTCCTCGCGGCGGCGCTGGCCGACGGTCACGAGGACCGCTCGATCCGGCCCGGCACACCCGACGTCATGGCCCGCGCTGTCTTTCTGACCACGCAGTCCTTCGTGCTGTCCGTCCGCACGGTCGCCGACGACGTGCCGCTCGCCGAGTTCGACCGGGAGCTGGCGCTGCTCGTCGACGGCTACCTACGACCGGCCTAG
- a CDS encoding DUF3618 domain-containing protein, translated as MSMPAGSDPEQTRRDIQQTRADLGDTVAALAAKTDVKNRFRAKASTAASELRQRVTQASRSAKSTATQMTRTMSQKSSQRAKSVKRTAQDTTTAVRESAIAGTQTTGKAGSTLVTSARAASTRIGSSIRAKPAPVLVATGAAASLAVMAYRRRRLRCLR; from the coding sequence ATGAGCATGCCAGCGGGAAGCGATCCGGAACAGACGCGACGCGACATCCAGCAGACGCGCGCGGACCTCGGCGATACCGTTGCCGCCCTGGCCGCCAAGACCGACGTCAAGAACCGCTTTCGCGCCAAGGCCAGCACCGCTGCGAGTGAACTCCGACAGCGCGTCACCCAGGCCAGTCGGTCCGCGAAGAGCACCGCGACCCAGATGACGCGCACGATGAGCCAGAAGAGCTCCCAACGCGCCAAGTCGGTCAAGCGGACAGCCCAGGACACCACCACTGCGGTACGAGAATCGGCGATAGCGGGCACCCAGACCACCGGTAAGGCCGGCTCGACCCTTGTCACCTCCGCCCGCGCCGCGTCAACCAGGATCGGCAGCTCGATACGCGCGAAACCCGCGCCGGTCCTGGTCGCCACCGGCGCCGCGGCCAGCCTCGCGGTCATGGCCTATCGACGTCGCCGCCTGAGGTGCCTGAGGTGA
- a CDS encoding zinc-dependent alcohol dehydrogenase — translation MRANCWIAPNNLAVKNVPDPQILNPRDAIVRITSTAICGSDLHLLHGYIPAMKKGDVLGHEFMGEVVELGPGVRDGLSVGDRVVVAFPIACGNCASCEDGLFSICENSNPNAAIAEKVMGHSPAGIFGYSHLLGGYAGGQAQYARVPYADVGTIKIEDDLADEQVLFLSDVLPTGYMAAEMCDIKRGDTIAIWGAGPVGQFAAASALMLGAERVIVIDRFPYRLRVARENTGVETINYEQTDVLDALREMTAGRGPDACIDAVGMEGHHASAALHAYDKAKQVTKTEPDRPHALREAVLSCRNGGTVSVIGAYGGFIDKFPMGSFMNRSLTMRSGQAHVQRYMRPLLERIRKGEIDPSFIITHTMRLEDAPHGFDIFKNKQDECLKVVLKP, via the coding sequence ATGAGAGCGAACTGCTGGATCGCACCCAACAACCTGGCGGTCAAGAACGTCCCCGACCCGCAGATCCTCAACCCACGCGACGCCATCGTGCGGATCACTTCGACGGCGATCTGCGGCTCGGACCTGCATCTTCTCCACGGGTACATCCCGGCCATGAAGAAGGGGGACGTGCTCGGTCACGAGTTCATGGGCGAGGTCGTGGAACTGGGTCCGGGCGTTCGGGACGGTCTGAGCGTCGGCGACCGGGTGGTGGTGGCCTTCCCGATCGCCTGCGGCAACTGCGCTTCCTGCGAGGACGGCCTCTTTTCGATCTGCGAGAACTCGAACCCGAACGCGGCGATAGCGGAGAAGGTGATGGGCCACTCGCCCGCCGGCATCTTCGGCTACTCGCATCTGCTCGGCGGCTACGCGGGCGGCCAGGCTCAGTACGCCCGGGTGCCCTACGCCGACGTCGGGACCATCAAGATCGAGGACGACCTGGCGGACGAGCAGGTGCTGTTCCTGTCTGACGTGCTGCCCACCGGCTACATGGCCGCCGAGATGTGTGACATCAAGCGCGGTGACACCATCGCGATCTGGGGTGCCGGGCCGGTCGGCCAGTTCGCTGCCGCGAGCGCCCTCATGCTCGGCGCGGAACGGGTCATCGTCATCGACCGGTTCCCCTACAGGCTGCGGGTCGCCCGGGAGAACACCGGCGTGGAGACGATCAACTACGAGCAGACCGACGTCCTGGACGCCCTGCGGGAGATGACGGCCGGTCGCGGGCCGGACGCCTGCATCGACGCGGTCGGCATGGAGGGGCACCACGCGTCGGCCGCGCTGCACGCGTACGACAAGGCCAAGCAGGTGACGAAGACGGAGCCTGACCGGCCGCACGCGCTGCGGGAGGCGGTGTTGAGCTGCCGCAACGGTGGCACGGTGTCCGTGATTGGCGCCTACGGCGGTTTCATCGACAAGTTCCCGATGGGCTCGTTCATGAATCGCTCGCTGACCATGCGGTCCGGGCAGGCGCACGTTCAACGCTACATGCGGCCGCTGCTGGAACGGATCCGCAAGGGCGAGATCGACCCGAGCTTCATCATCACCCACACGATGCGGCTTGAGGACGCCCCGCACGGGTTCGACATCTTCAAGAACAAGCAGGACGAGTGTCTGAAGGTGGTGCTCAAGCCGTAG